One part of the Paenibacillus silvisoli genome encodes these proteins:
- a CDS encoding PspA/IM30 family protein — MGLLNRIFNITQAAANELLDKLENPAMMLNQYVRGMQDEIASAQQELIKQEALAKGLAQQAQEANVMAEHSEAKALEAMRNGQEALAREALAAKLHYTEKAQQHLQWHEQAKLTIAELTQRIETAKAELPQLLKKREELLARIQQTAAKSRTSMPSFSVGRASLEGGSALRGFQRIEEKIAQWEAHVALSRQPYGAASYGESAYGTPSAPASSTPHKDALINEQLEQLRKKLPTE; from the coding sequence ATGGGATTGTTAAACCGAATTTTCAACATTACGCAAGCTGCTGCCAACGAATTGCTCGATAAGCTGGAAAACCCGGCCATGATGCTGAATCAATACGTACGCGGCATGCAGGACGAAATCGCATCGGCTCAGCAAGAGCTGATCAAGCAGGAAGCGCTGGCCAAAGGATTGGCGCAGCAAGCTCAAGAAGCAAACGTGATGGCGGAGCACAGCGAAGCGAAAGCGCTCGAAGCGATGCGTAACGGTCAAGAAGCGCTTGCACGCGAGGCGCTTGCCGCGAAGCTGCACTACACCGAGAAAGCTCAGCAGCATCTGCAATGGCACGAGCAAGCGAAGCTGACGATCGCCGAGCTGACGCAGCGGATTGAAACGGCAAAGGCCGAGCTGCCTCAGCTGCTCAAGAAGCGCGAGGAGCTGCTCGCCCGCATTCAGCAAACGGCGGCGAAATCCCGCACGAGCATGCCAAGCTTCAGCGTCGGCCGCGCAAGCCTCGAGGGCGGCTCCGCCCTGCGCGGCTTCCAGCGCATCGAAGAGAAAATCGCGCAATGGGAAGCGCACGTGGCGCTATCCCGCCAGCCTTACGGCGCCGCTTCTTATGGCGAATCCGCATACGGTACGCCATCGGCACCTGCCAGCAGCACGCCTCACAAGGACGCGCTTATCAATGAACAGCTCGAGCAGCTTCGCAAGAAGCTGCCAACCGAATAA
- a CDS encoding carbohydrate ABC transporter permease, with translation MSATIYKSKPSLRHNVFAAGYYAIMMMLSVMFFYPMYWMVISSFKSNRKIFSSPFSFPEKVDLHNWSQAWKIGNMSVYAMNSLITTSVTVAFILLFGSLAAFAFSKLEFKGSKLLLAMFVLGLFMPLQSYFIAQNYVFEFLNLKDTRLALIIPYIAMGLPLAVFLLKAHNDSLPKELMESSRMDGATDFTIYWRVILPLMMPGLSSVAIFSALNSWNEFLLALLYIQDESLKTIPTGLLAFSSRYITNYHMLFSALSLVTIPMILVYVLFHRHIVSGLTEGSLK, from the coding sequence ATGAGTGCAACTATCTACAAGAGCAAACCAAGCTTACGTCATAACGTATTCGCAGCCGGCTACTATGCCATCATGATGATGTTGTCCGTGATGTTCTTCTATCCGATGTATTGGATGGTCATTTCTTCATTCAAGTCCAACCGAAAAATATTCTCCTCGCCGTTCTCGTTCCCCGAGAAGGTCGATTTGCACAACTGGTCGCAGGCATGGAAGATCGGCAACATGAGCGTATACGCGATGAACAGCTTGATTACGACCTCCGTGACGGTCGCGTTCATCCTTCTGTTCGGTTCGCTGGCCGCCTTCGCGTTCAGCAAGCTCGAATTCAAAGGGAGCAAGCTGCTGCTGGCCATGTTCGTGCTGGGACTGTTTATGCCGCTGCAATCGTATTTCATTGCGCAAAACTACGTTTTCGAATTTTTGAATCTCAAAGATACGCGGCTGGCTCTGATTATTCCTTATATCGCGATGGGACTGCCGCTGGCCGTGTTTCTGCTGAAGGCGCATAACGATTCGCTCCCGAAAGAGTTAATGGAATCGTCCCGGATGGATGGCGCGACCGACTTTACGATCTATTGGCGCGTTATTCTCCCGTTGATGATGCCGGGACTCTCGAGCGTAGCGATATTCTCGGCGCTTAATTCCTGGAACGAGTTTCTGCTTGCGCTTCTTTATATCCAGGACGAGAGCCTGAAAACGATTCCGACAGGCTTGCTTGCTTTCTCCAGTCGTTACATTACGAACTATCACATGCTGTTCTCCGCGTTGTCGCTCGTGACGATCCCGATGATTCTGGTCTATGTTCTGTTCCACCGCCACATCGTAAGCGGTTTAACGGAAGGTTCACTCAAATAG
- a CDS encoding PspC domain-containing protein, with protein MKKLYRSTLNRKLTGLAGGIGEWLGIDPTIIRLVLIVTGVFSFGTTLLAYIIVSLIVPKAPFEVLAPDSRFHFHV; from the coding sequence ATGAAAAAGCTTTACCGCTCGACGTTGAACCGCAAATTGACCGGCTTGGCCGGCGGCATTGGCGAATGGCTTGGCATTGATCCAACCATTATCCGACTCGTACTGATCGTAACCGGCGTATTCAGCTTCGGCACGACGCTTCTGGCTTACATCATCGTCAGCCTGATCGTACCGAAAGCGCCGTTCGAGGTGCTGGCTCCGGACAGCCGTTTTCACTTCCACGTCTAA
- a CDS encoding BadF/BadG/BcrA/BcrD ATPase family protein produces MIEKQKLFLGIDGGGTRTTAIVSDDSGRILAKAVGHSINYYSVGMDQARANCAAIMEQLRDQYGFMAFDSAVIGMSALDREASEEETLAFASSVIQASSIYMHSDSYVALMACTQGNPGGLIISGTGSMGIAMQANGELSVVGGWGYLLGDQGSAHDIAMNGIKAAIAGYEQLGEETYLSQYVLHYFAIHHMRELIDVYYSPGVERQLVAGFATEVAKCAEQGDPVAKRIIDQAIHDLEKHAEMLVKKLGNYEGARIGVYGGVFQHNRYIYEQLKRNIETRHAHVEVGLLSHPPEIGAIICCFQRAGMAVTEAVLQQLEATYPDGSDAGSA; encoded by the coding sequence ATGATAGAGAAACAGAAGTTATTCTTGGGGATTGACGGCGGTGGAACGCGAACGACGGCCATTGTGTCCGACGATTCGGGCCGCATTTTGGCGAAAGCCGTCGGGCATTCCATTAATTACTACTCCGTCGGCATGGATCAAGCGCGCGCGAACTGCGCGGCGATTATGGAACAATTGCGGGATCAATACGGGTTTATGGCATTCGACTCGGCTGTTATCGGCATGTCCGCGCTGGATCGGGAAGCGAGCGAAGAAGAAACGCTCGCATTCGCTTCATCTGTTATTCAAGCAAGCTCGATTTACATGCACAGCGATTCGTACGTTGCCCTCATGGCATGTACGCAAGGAAATCCGGGCGGATTGATCATTAGCGGAACAGGCTCCATGGGGATCGCGATGCAGGCAAACGGGGAATTAAGCGTGGTCGGCGGCTGGGGTTACCTGCTGGGCGATCAAGGCAGCGCGCATGATATCGCGATGAACGGCATCAAAGCCGCGATTGCCGGGTATGAGCAGTTGGGAGAGGAAACATACTTATCTCAATACGTTTTGCATTATTTTGCTATCCATCACATGCGCGAGTTAATCGACGTGTACTACAGTCCCGGCGTGGAACGCCAATTGGTAGCGGGATTTGCCACGGAAGTGGCCAAATGCGCGGAGCAGGGCGATCCGGTGGCCAAACGGATTATCGATCAGGCCATTCATGACTTAGAGAAACACGCGGAAATGCTGGTGAAAAAGCTCGGTAACTACGAAGGTGCAAGGATCGGCGTTTATGGTGGCGTTTTTCAACACAACCGCTATATATATGAACAGCTCAAACGCAATATCGAGACGAGGCATGCGCATGTGGAGGTTGGCCTGCTGTCTCATCCGCCGGAGATCGGCGCGATCATCTGCTGCTTCCAGCGTGCTGGAATGGCGGTAACGGAAGCGGTATTGCAACAGCTAGAGGCTACTTATCCGGACGGCTCAGACGCCGGTTCGGCATAG
- a CDS encoding ROK family protein: MLKKQLVNINSVKIQNRKLVFEELIHTDITTRLELTRKTNLSAATVSSIVEDFVKAGITEETKDEKVTVGRKPNLLKFSPRQKQMLIIDFSSKYFHYVVKDLSLATISSYDYTYQKQLTYLQNIELFCKDICGAIQGMGEEDELIGIGVSVPGPYNQEQDSIINCLIPEIEGISLQKVLSGCLPSAYPIIIDHDVKLAAMAELERVPDPSYKSIFFMYLGEGVGGASAAGNEIYEGANHLAGDVGQMIIAHGTGQNLEQMVSWTEFVRKMEELDGNAVHELSYAERFKEGDPAVMLELERIVDYLSSAVINIAWMFDPHMIIIGGHYNAFGSRFITMISERLKGRLLKDIYDKLELRFSHYDEKSTLVGAAIAVRERWIDNL; encoded by the coding sequence ATGTTGAAGAAGCAGTTGGTTAATATTAATTCCGTCAAGATTCAGAATCGCAAGCTCGTGTTCGAAGAATTGATTCATACCGATATTACGACCCGCCTGGAGCTGACGCGCAAGACCAATCTAAGCGCGGCGACGGTTTCTTCCATTGTGGAGGATTTCGTGAAGGCGGGCATTACCGAAGAAACGAAGGATGAGAAAGTAACCGTCGGCCGCAAGCCTAATTTGCTGAAGTTCTCGCCGAGGCAGAAACAGATGCTCATTATCGATTTTTCGTCCAAATATTTCCACTATGTGGTGAAAGATCTTTCGCTGGCGACCATTAGCTCATATGACTATACGTATCAGAAGCAATTAACCTATCTGCAGAATATCGAATTATTCTGTAAGGATATTTGCGGCGCCATCCAGGGAATGGGCGAGGAAGACGAACTGATCGGGATCGGCGTTTCGGTGCCGGGTCCGTATAATCAGGAGCAGGATTCCATTATCAACTGCTTGATTCCCGAAATCGAAGGGATTAGTTTGCAAAAGGTGCTGTCGGGCTGCTTGCCTTCGGCATACCCGATCATCATCGACCATGACGTGAAACTGGCCGCCATGGCCGAGCTTGAACGCGTGCCGGATCCTTCGTACAAGTCCATTTTCTTTATGTATCTGGGCGAAGGCGTCGGCGGAGCCAGCGCGGCGGGGAATGAAATTTACGAAGGCGCCAACCATTTGGCCGGCGACGTCGGACAGATGATCATCGCCCACGGAACCGGTCAAAATTTAGAGCAAATGGTGTCTTGGACGGAGTTCGTTCGAAAGATGGAAGAGCTGGACGGCAATGCCGTTCACGAACTCAGCTACGCGGAAAGGTTCAAGGAAGGCGATCCGGCCGTCATGCTGGAGCTGGAGCGGATCGTGGACTATTTGTCTTCGGCCGTTATTAACATCGCTTGGATGTTCGATCCGCACATGATCATTATTGGCGGTCATTATAATGCCTTCGGCAGCCGGTTTATCACGATGATTTCGGAGCGGTTAAAAGGCCGACTGCTGAAGGATATTTACGATAAGTTGGAGCTTAGGTTCTCCCATTACGACGAGAAAAGCACGCTCGTCGGCGCGGCGATTGCCGTCCGGGAGCGCTGGATTGATAACCTCTAG
- a CDS encoding protein O-GlcNAcase yields the protein MKLNVSMKLVIRQADAESVAGQVIRKWCELHAADCRITDELASRGELAIAAITSQSERFTYIRETGMLSDEIYQLDIRSEGEGKRIVVTHSGERSLWFALNKIRGLLQDKSLSDGIVYDYPKFPLRGIIEGFYGKPWEAEEQRGMLRFISASGMNTYFYGPKDDSYHRAKWRENYDDASYERLKLLFEEASRHYLDFYYCVGPGLSMRYSCGQDRADLIAKLKHIHRIGVRKFGLLFDDIPGELQHAEDRESYEDLVAAHIDVVRQVYAELKAFDPAIQLVVCPTQYHGKGTEYYVSKLGRNLDPGIDLFWTGRYICSREITMPEAAAFVQSTYHKPLYWDNYPVNDVEMIHEMHIGPYRERDPHLYLFTRGIIANCMEAAESSKFAIATIADYLWNPVNYDPASSWKRAVLQIVGEKDHEPFLAFADNVLYSCLFLRNAPKLNEAIEQFLFAYDYGSRPDALAKLGAHIADMEQAAEHLQRGMMNEAVSREMARWLAKYAKGCLMLRTGVECLSEPSPASVTEFESLYAAFKADRTYVFGDIIDIFATKIMDETKV from the coding sequence ATGAAGCTGAACGTATCGATGAAGCTGGTGATCCGGCAAGCGGATGCCGAGAGCGTTGCCGGGCAAGTCATCCGGAAGTGGTGCGAGCTGCATGCCGCTGACTGCCGCATCACGGATGAGTTGGCGTCGCGCGGCGAGCTTGCCATCGCGGCGATAACCTCGCAGAGCGAGCGGTTCACGTACATCCGGGAAACCGGCATGCTTTCGGATGAGATCTATCAGCTGGATATTCGTTCCGAAGGCGAAGGAAAACGCATCGTCGTTACCCACTCGGGAGAACGCTCCCTCTGGTTTGCGCTCAACAAGATCCGCGGCTTGCTGCAGGACAAGTCATTATCGGACGGCATCGTCTATGACTACCCGAAGTTTCCGCTGCGCGGCATTATCGAGGGTTTCTACGGAAAACCGTGGGAGGCGGAGGAGCAGCGCGGCATGCTTCGGTTCATCTCGGCTTCGGGTATGAACACGTATTTCTATGGGCCGAAGGATGATAGTTACCATCGGGCCAAATGGCGCGAAAACTACGACGACGCTTCGTACGAACGGCTAAAGCTGCTGTTTGAAGAAGCGAGCCGTCACTACCTGGATTTCTATTATTGCGTCGGTCCCGGCCTGTCCATGCGGTATTCATGCGGCCAAGACCGGGCGGATCTGATCGCGAAGCTCAAGCATATCCATCGCATCGGCGTCCGGAAGTTCGGACTGCTCTTCGACGATATTCCGGGCGAACTGCAGCATGCGGAGGACCGCGAGTCCTACGAGGACCTCGTTGCCGCCCACATCGACGTGGTCCGGCAAGTATACGCGGAGCTTAAAGCGTTCGATCCTGCGATTCAGCTCGTGGTCTGTCCGACGCAGTATCATGGCAAAGGCACGGAATACTACGTGTCGAAGCTGGGCCGGAATCTGGACCCTGGCATCGATCTGTTCTGGACCGGCCGCTACATTTGCTCGCGCGAAATTACGATGCCGGAAGCGGCCGCTTTCGTGCAGAGCACCTATCATAAACCGCTCTATTGGGACAATTATCCGGTCAATGACGTGGAAATGATCCACGAAATGCATATCGGGCCGTACCGCGAGCGAGATCCGCACTTATACCTTTTTACTAGAGGCATCATTGCCAATTGCATGGAGGCTGCGGAGAGCAGCAAATTCGCCATCGCGACCATTGCGGATTACCTGTGGAATCCGGTGAACTATGATCCGGCAAGCAGTTGGAAGCGGGCGGTGCTGCAAATCGTAGGGGAGAAGGACCATGAACCGTTCCTCGCCTTTGCCGACAATGTGCTGTACTCCTGCCTGTTTCTGCGCAATGCGCCTAAGCTGAACGAGGCGATTGAGCAATTTCTCTTTGCATACGACTATGGCAGCCGTCCAGATGCGCTCGCGAAGCTTGGCGCCCATATCGCGGATATGGAGCAAGCGGCAGAGCATCTGCAGCGCGGCATGATGAACGAGGCGGTAAGCCGCGAGATGGCCAGATGGCTGGCGAAATACGCGAAGGGCTGCCTCATGCTCCGCACGGGCGTCGAATGCTTGTCAGAGCCGAGTCCGGCAAGCGTGACCGAGTTTGAAAGCTTGTATGCGGCGTTCAAGGCGGACCGAACCTATGTTTTTGGCGATATTATCGATATTTTTGCTACTAAAATCATGGATGAAACGAAGGTCTAA
- a CDS encoding carbohydrate ABC transporter permease — MKRKWHIAPYLFVAPAVLMFAFAVLLPILLTFSFSFFKWKGYGDMTFTGFDNYIRAFKDKIYVMSYVHIFEYIAFTVLLEIVVGLALAGLITLNFRGTGLFRVAFFTPMMLPMVIVSYLWAFVYNADFGLVNTLLHSLGLDSWQHVWLGENKTAMISVSVVSGWVFAGFYMTIFYAGIQRIPKEVYEAAHLDGATEWQVFFRIKIPMIADLIEVGLLLCILGGFQAFDLFYVMTNGGPNNRTEIVTTYLVKIVFKNADVGYGSALAVLMTIVITLIGVLFNKLKPKDAGKLEY; from the coding sequence TTGAAGAGAAAATGGCATATCGCCCCGTATCTGTTTGTCGCGCCGGCTGTTCTGATGTTCGCCTTCGCGGTGCTCCTCCCGATCCTGTTGACGTTCTCCTTCAGCTTTTTCAAGTGGAAGGGTTACGGGGATATGACGTTTACGGGGTTTGACAACTATATCCGTGCCTTTAAAGATAAAATCTACGTCATGTCCTACGTGCATATTTTCGAATACATCGCGTTTACCGTCCTGCTCGAAATCGTCGTCGGGCTGGCGCTCGCCGGACTCATAACGTTGAATTTCCGCGGCACCGGCCTGTTCCGGGTCGCCTTCTTCACGCCGATGATGCTTCCGATGGTCATTGTCTCGTATTTATGGGCATTCGTGTATAACGCCGATTTCGGGCTCGTCAACACGCTGCTTCACTCGCTAGGCTTAGACAGCTGGCAGCATGTATGGCTGGGCGAAAACAAGACGGCCATGATCTCCGTCTCCGTCGTATCGGGGTGGGTATTCGCCGGGTTCTACATGACCATCTTCTATGCTGGCATCCAGAGAATCCCGAAAGAAGTCTACGAGGCCGCGCATCTGGACGGGGCGACGGAATGGCAAGTGTTCTTCCGGATCAAAATCCCGATGATCGCGGATTTGATCGAAGTCGGCCTTCTGCTCTGCATCCTTGGCGGGTTTCAAGCCTTCGACCTGTTCTACGTCATGACCAACGGCGGTCCGAACAACAGAACCGAAATCGTCACGACCTACTTGGTCAAAATCGTGTTCAAGAACGCCGACGTCGGCTATGGTTCGGCATTGGCCGTTCTGATGACGATCGTCATTACGCTAATCGGGGTACTGTTTAACAAATTGAAGCCGAAGGACGCAGGCAAGCTGGAATATTAG
- a CDS encoding ABC transporter substrate-binding protein, whose amino-acid sequence MKKTMMALSAATLLVTGAAGCGNADNNKAANSENAATSSNAAANNGAASNEEFTLRIAMGSPGEKLIAVWNEIKDMYEEKYPNVTVDLNFQDDDMYQTIGLPNLLNSDNAPDIYFEWAGQRLKMREEEGFAADLTEALQQDGLKDRFVESDFNGMSVDGKTYMIPSNADVTNVIWYNKEIFDELKLTPPKTWDEFVAVSNKVKEAGITPIAVGNKDLWAGGNWMAHIISRVVGEQAYADALTMKKPFNSPEFVKALNYIKVMRDNEFVNKSAVAIADNEADTLFMNGQAAMHPIGSWFVSTAMEEAPDFEYDFFNLPSMPDGAGDQSSVLGVATGYMINKKTEHLQAAIDFMKMYVSPEVSAKLLENGVTPMAKGAVDPSKTDALTVKLNDLLKNASALVSPPDTGYNLEIADALNTATSQVLSGSNTPEKALAEIDSKIAHLKAEQK is encoded by the coding sequence ATGAAAAAAACGATGATGGCGCTAAGCGCGGCGACACTTTTGGTTACGGGCGCCGCAGGCTGCGGCAACGCGGACAATAATAAAGCGGCTAACAGCGAAAACGCGGCTACCAGCAGCAATGCGGCTGCGAATAACGGCGCGGCGAGCAACGAGGAATTTACGCTTCGCATTGCGATGGGTTCTCCGGGCGAGAAGCTGATCGCCGTTTGGAATGAAATCAAAGACATGTATGAAGAGAAATATCCGAATGTGACCGTCGACCTTAACTTCCAGGACGATGATATGTACCAAACGATCGGCTTGCCGAACCTCCTGAATAGCGACAACGCGCCGGATATTTACTTCGAATGGGCCGGCCAGCGTCTGAAGATGCGCGAGGAAGAAGGATTCGCTGCCGACCTGACGGAAGCGCTACAGCAGGACGGCTTGAAGGACCGCTTCGTTGAGTCCGATTTCAACGGCATGTCCGTCGACGGCAAAACCTATATGATTCCGAGCAATGCGGACGTCACGAACGTCATTTGGTATAACAAAGAAATATTCGACGAGCTGAAGCTAACGCCTCCGAAGACATGGGATGAATTCGTCGCGGTATCCAACAAAGTGAAAGAGGCGGGCATTACGCCGATTGCCGTCGGGAACAAGGATCTGTGGGCAGGCGGTAACTGGATGGCGCACATCATCTCGCGCGTTGTGGGCGAACAAGCCTACGCGGACGCGCTGACGATGAAGAAACCGTTCAACTCGCCGGAATTCGTGAAGGCGCTGAACTACATCAAGGTGATGCGCGATAACGAGTTCGTGAACAAGAGTGCGGTCGCGATCGCGGACAATGAAGCCGACACGCTGTTCATGAACGGACAAGCCGCCATGCATCCGATCGGCAGCTGGTTCGTATCGACGGCGATGGAAGAAGCGCCTGACTTCGAATACGACTTCTTCAACCTTCCGTCCATGCCGGACGGAGCGGGAGACCAATCCAGCGTGCTCGGCGTAGCGACGGGCTACATGATTAACAAGAAGACCGAGCATCTGCAAGCGGCAATCGACTTTATGAAGATGTACGTATCGCCGGAAGTATCCGCCAAGCTGCTGGAGAACGGCGTAACGCCGATGGCGAAAGGTGCCGTGGACCCTTCGAAGACGGATGCGCTGACGGTGAAGCTGAACGATCTGCTGAAGAACGCGAGCGCGCTCGTATCGCCGCCGGACACGGGCTATAACCTAGAGATCGCCGATGCGCTGAATACGGCAACTTCGCAAGTGCTGAGCGGAAGCAATACGCCGGAGAAGGCACTGGCTGAGATCGATTCCAAGATCGCGCATTTGAAAGCGGAACAGAAGTAA
- a CDS encoding SIS domain-containing protein produces MTAAVRYVAQLEQLLATVLKEEMDAIRKAAREIARSFMNGDRLHVFGTGHSHMIAEEFFYRAGGLANVNPILMDGLMLHAGALQSTELERLSGLARVIFDQQQAEAGDVLIIASNSGRNAVNIEMAMLARERGLHVIALTSLAHSKSTTSRHFSGKLLYEVCDTVIDNHGCIGDASVTVEGFPRSVAPTSTVIGAAVVNAIVAETVEVMVHAGTMPEVFASSNADGGDRTNQSLADKYRGVIRAL; encoded by the coding sequence GTGACGGCTGCGGTGAGGTATGTTGCACAGCTGGAACAACTGCTTGCGACGGTTCTGAAAGAAGAAATGGACGCCATTCGCAAGGCGGCCAGAGAAATCGCCCGTTCGTTCATGAACGGGGATAGGCTGCATGTGTTCGGCACGGGGCATTCGCATATGATTGCCGAAGAATTTTTTTACCGCGCAGGCGGGCTGGCGAACGTGAACCCGATTTTGATGGATGGGCTCATGCTTCATGCGGGCGCCTTGCAGAGTACGGAGCTTGAACGATTGTCTGGGCTTGCGCGGGTCATATTCGACCAGCAACAGGCGGAGGCCGGGGATGTGTTGATCATTGCCTCCAATTCGGGACGAAATGCGGTCAATATCGAAATGGCGATGCTTGCGCGCGAACGCGGCCTGCATGTCATCGCGTTGACAAGCTTGGCGCATTCGAAATCCACGACCTCCAGGCACTTCAGCGGCAAGCTGCTCTACGAGGTCTGCGACACGGTCATCGACAATCACGGCTGCATCGGCGATGCAAGCGTCACAGTCGAGGGCTTCCCGCGCTCGGTTGCGCCGACTTCGACGGTGATCGGCGCTGCGGTCGTCAATGCGATTGTCGCGGAGACGGTAGAGGTGATGGTTCATGCCGGCACAATGCCGGAGGTATTCGCAAGCAGCAACGCGGACGGCGGAGATCGGACCAACCAAAGTTTGGCGGACAAGTACAGAGGAGTGATTCGCGCGCTATGA
- a CDS encoding NTP transferase domain-containing protein, producing the protein MKTAIILAAGLGTKMWPYSEIRPKAMIPVGAKPLIAHQVESLESLGFERVVIVGGKLHGQIRNYFREHGPGSSEKQGAQIVVVADEKAQGTANSLCAARSAAGEEEALVLYGDTLVDESDLGRLVEAFKQRASNELAAVLVNPLEGQSSAEWICCRLADGLVEHIMGHPRDDYSHRFCAFAVSREFWPYASSSSGLFTSVQVGMMPPLEGHLEMSLLDCMQDGYAVRAVETAGAFVDLDKPWHILLANEIVARRACAKLTAHELAEGASIDPSASIEGFVRLGKNSRIGRNVIIEGSIVVGDNTTIENGAILKGSHIIGSDTYIGNYCFLSEGTTVGNRCVVNHCAELDGVIFDTVYLYHYMEFYGVIGMSTDLGAATVCGTLRFDDGSTTHRVKGRRETPREHSNAIYLGDFVRTGVNAILMPGVKVGVYSVIGSGVILEEDVPNRSLLYVKQDLVRKEWGPHKYGW; encoded by the coding sequence ATGAAAACTGCAATCATTCTGGCTGCCGGCTTGGGCACAAAAATGTGGCCCTATTCCGAAATCCGTCCGAAAGCGATGATTCCGGTCGGGGCAAAACCGCTTATCGCCCACCAGGTGGAGTCGCTGGAATCGCTTGGTTTCGAGCGGGTCGTCATCGTCGGCGGGAAGCTGCATGGCCAAATCCGGAATTATTTTCGCGAGCATGGACCGGGCTCATCGGAGAAGCAGGGGGCGCAGATCGTCGTCGTTGCCGACGAGAAGGCGCAGGGAACGGCCAATTCGCTATGCGCGGCTCGCAGCGCGGCCGGCGAAGAGGAAGCGCTTGTCCTGTACGGCGACACGCTTGTGGACGAGTCCGATCTCGGACGGCTCGTAGAAGCATTCAAGCAGCGCGCTTCGAACGAACTGGCAGCGGTCTTAGTCAATCCGCTTGAGGGGCAGTCTTCGGCGGAATGGATTTGCTGCCGGCTGGCAGACGGGCTGGTCGAGCATATTATGGGACACCCGCGCGACGATTACAGCCACCGCTTCTGCGCGTTCGCGGTAAGCCGGGAATTCTGGCCGTACGCAAGCAGCAGCTCGGGTTTGTTTACCAGCGTGCAAGTTGGCATGATGCCGCCGCTCGAGGGGCATCTGGAGATGTCGCTTCTCGATTGCATGCAGGACGGCTACGCGGTTCGCGCAGTCGAGACGGCCGGCGCATTCGTCGATCTGGACAAGCCGTGGCATATTTTGCTCGCCAACGAGATCGTTGCGCGGCGCGCTTGCGCGAAGTTGACCGCTCATGAGCTGGCGGAAGGCGCCTCGATTGATCCGAGTGCCTCGATCGAAGGGTTTGTAAGGCTGGGCAAAAACAGCCGAATTGGCCGAAACGTCATTATCGAAGGAAGCATCGTGGTCGGGGATAACACAACGATCGAGAACGGGGCGATATTGAAAGGCAGCCATATCATTGGCAGCGATACCTATATCGGGAACTATTGCTTCCTCTCCGAGGGCACGACGGTCGGCAACCGCTGCGTCGTCAATCATTGCGCGGAGCTGGACGGCGTGATTTTCGATACGGTCTATCTGTACCATTACATGGAGTTTTATGGCGTCATCGGCATGTCTACGGATTTGGGCGCGGCGACGGTGTGCGGCACGCTTCGCTTTGACGACGGCAGCACGACGCACCGCGTGAAAGGGCGACGGGAAACGCCGCGCGAGCACAGCAATGCCATTTATTTGGGCGACTTCGTGCGCACCGGGGTCAATGCGATCCTCATGCCGGGAGTGAAGGTCGGCGTCTACAGCGTCATCGGCTCCGGCGTCATTCTTGAAGAGGACGTGCCGAACCGCAGCTTGCTCTACGTGAAACAAGATCTCGTCCGTAAAGAATGGGGACCTCATAAATATGGCTGGTGA